From Hyphomicrobiales bacterium, the proteins below share one genomic window:
- a CDS encoding NAD(P)/FAD-dependent oxidoreductase: protein MLENDANNEVEQVLAKLNEAMIAGDAATAADLFTDDSYWRDLVSFTWNIKTMEGRAAIADMLSKQLASVKPSNWHIAEGEAAAEDGGIITAWIGFETGVSRGYGLIRLRDGLIWTLLTSMVELKGHEEPMGMERPLGAKHGAGKGRLTWKEEREKEAADLGYSAQPYTVIIGGGQGGIALGARLRQLGVPTIIIEKNDRPGDSWRNRYKSLCLHDPVWYDHLPYLPFPPNWPVFAPKDKIGDWLEMYTKIMELNYWTRSTCQNASFDEAAKEWTVTVDRDGETVTLKPKQLIFATGMSAKPNMPDFPGMDSFKGEQQHSSKHPGPDAYKGKKVVVIGSNNSAHDICAALWENDVDVTMVQRSSTHIVRSEPLMEIGLGDLYSERAVASGMTTNKADMIFASLPYAILHEFQIPVYDKIKEVDADFYAGLEKAGFDLDWGADGSGLFMKYLRRGSGYYIDVGASQLIIDGKIKLANGQVTEVVSDGVVLADGTKLEADLIVYATGYGSMNGWVADLVDQPTADKVGKVWGLGSDTPKDPGPWEGEQRNMWKPTQQDALWFHGGNLHQSRHYSQFLSLQIKARMEGLPVSVYGLQESHHKS, encoded by the coding sequence ATGCTTGAGAACGATGCAAATAACGAGGTCGAACAAGTCCTTGCGAAATTAAATGAAGCCATGATTGCGGGGGATGCTGCTACCGCTGCTGATTTATTTACTGATGATAGTTATTGGCGCGATTTGGTTTCATTCACATGGAATATCAAGACGATGGAGGGCAGGGCAGCAATCGCTGATATGCTGTCTAAACAGCTCGCTTCCGTTAAACCCTCTAATTGGCACATTGCTGAGGGAGAGGCTGCTGCTGAAGATGGTGGTATCATAACAGCGTGGATTGGTTTTGAGACTGGCGTATCGCGCGGTTATGGGTTGATCCGCCTGCGCGACGGCCTGATTTGGACATTGCTCACGTCAATGGTGGAACTTAAAGGCCATGAAGAACCAATGGGCATGGAACGTCCATTAGGCGCGAAACATGGGGCTGGAAAAGGCCGCCTGACTTGGAAAGAAGAACGAGAGAAAGAAGCAGCCGATCTTGGCTATTCTGCTCAGCCCTACACCGTCATTATTGGTGGAGGGCAAGGCGGCATTGCCTTAGGCGCGCGGTTGCGTCAACTCGGCGTGCCAACCATCATCATCGAGAAAAACGACCGCCCCGGCGACAGTTGGCGCAACCGTTATAAATCACTCTGCTTGCATGATCCTGTTTGGTACGATCATCTGCCTTATCTTCCATTCCCGCCGAATTGGCCGGTCTTTGCGCCAAAAGACAAGATCGGCGATTGGCTGGAAATGTATACCAAAATCATGGAGTTGAACTACTGGACGCGCTCCACGTGCCAAAACGCAAGCTTTGATGAAGCGGCCAAGGAGTGGACCGTTACTGTGGACCGCGATGGCGAAACGGTAACGCTCAAGCCAAAGCAATTGATCTTCGCCACGGGCATGTCCGCCAAACCGAACATGCCAGATTTCCCCGGCATGGATAGTTTCAAAGGCGAGCAACAACACTCCTCCAAGCACCCTGGACCTGACGCCTATAAGGGTAAAAAGGTGGTTGTGATTGGCTCCAATAACTCTGCCCACGATATTTGCGCCGCCCTTTGGGAAAACGACGTTGATGTCACCATGGTTCAACGCTCAAGCACGCATATCGTCCGCTCTGAACCATTGATGGAGATCGGGCTAGGAGACCTTTATTCTGAGCGTGCTGTCGCGAGCGGTATGACCACCAATAAAGCCGACATGATCTTCGCCTCTCTGCCTTATGCAATCCTGCATGAATTCCAAATTCCTGTGTATGACAAGATCAAAGAGGTCGATGCTGACTTTTATGCAGGCCTAGAAAAAGCAGGGTTTGACCTTGATTGGGGTGCGGATGGTTCGGGGCTGTTCATGAAATACCTACGTCGTGGTTCAGGCTATTATATTGACGTGGGTGCAAGCCAGCTGATTATCGATGGTAAGATTAAACTCGCCAATGGGCAGGTCACAGAAGTCGTCTCAGACGGTGTTGTCCTTGCTGATGGAACCAAACTTGAGGCTGATCTTATTGTCTACGCCACGGGCTATGGTTCGATGAATGGTTGGGTGGCTGATCTTGTCGATCAACCCACAGCAGATAAGGTTGGTAAAGTGTGGGGGCTTGGCTCTGACACGCCCAAAGACCCGGGGCCATGGGAAGGGGAGCAACGCAATATGTGGAAGCCGACCCAACAAGACGCCCTGTGGTTTCATGGCGGCAACCTTCACCAATCACGCCATTATTCGCAATTTCTATCCTTGCAAATTAAAGCGCGGATGGAAGGCTTGCCTGTGTCTGTTTACGGCTTACAAGAGAGTCATCATAAGTCGTAA